The genomic stretch GCGAGGCGCGCAACGCGCGGTGGGCGCAGTCGCGTCGTCGCTATGAGGCGGGCTATGGCGTCAAATCCCTGGCGCAGCTCGCGGCGGTCATTGAGTTTTTCGAGGAGCGGCGTGGGCGGCTGTTCGGCTTTCGCTGGCGCGATCGTGCGGATTGCTCGTCTGCGCGTACGGTGGCGACTACGCCGCTCGACCAGAGCGTCGGCGCAGGCGATGGCGCGCGTGCGCAATTTCAGCTGCAAAAGACCTATGGCGCGAGCTTCGCGCCTTATGCGCGAACGATAACGAAGCCGGTGGCGGAGAGCGTGCGCATTGCTGTCGCCGGTCTCGAGAAGACACGCGGCGTGGACTTCGATGTCGATGCGACCAGCGGAATCGTCACCTTCGCGCCTTTGGCTGTTCCGGCGATCGGCGCCGTGATCACGGCGGGGTTTCTCTTCGATGTGCCGGCGCGCTTCGACACGGATTATCTCGAGATCGACGTCTCTTCCTTCGAGGCCGGCGCCATCCCGAAGATTCCGATCATCGAGATTGTCCCTTGATAAGGAGGAAGGTCAATGCGTTCGGTTTCGTCGACCGTGCAGGACTCTCTCGACGCTTCCGCCTCCACCCTGTGCAATTGCTGGCGTCTCTCTCGCAAGGATGGCGCGGTGTTGGGATTCACCGATCATGATCGTGATCTCGTGTTTGGCGGCGTGACCTATCGCGCCGCCACGGGGCTTTCCGCCACGCAGATCGAAGGAAGCGTCGGGCTGGCGGTCGGTAGCGGCGAAGTGATCGGCGCATTGCAGTCGGACGGACTCGGCGAGAGCGATCTCGTCAATGGGCGCTATGACGGCGCTGGGGTCGAGATATGGCTCGTCGATTGGCGCAATGCGGATAATCGTCTGCTCATCGACGCCATGACGATCGGGGAGGTGACGCGCAGCGAGTTCGCGTTTCGCGCGGAATTGCGCTCGCTCGCGCATTTTTTCGATGAGACGCGCGGCGACAGCTATCAGCGGGGCTGCTCCGCCGATCTCGGCGATGCGCGTTGCAAGGTCGATCTCTCCGCCTCCTCCTTTCACACGACGGGCCTTGTGCTCGAAGTGAGGCAGGATGCGATCGTCGCGGCGCTCGCCGAGGATTTCGACGATGATTTTTTTACCGGGGGCTCCTTGAGGGTCACCAGCGGCGCCGATGCAGGCGCGCGCGTCGCCGTGAAATCGCATCGAAACGCCAGCGGGAATGTGAGACTGGCGCTGTGGTCGCGGCTCGCGGGCGGGATCGCTTCGGGCGATGGCTTCACGCTCGTCGCGGGCTGCGACAAGAGCGTGGCGAGCTGCCGATCGAAATTCTGCAATATCGTCAATTTCAGGGGCTTTCCGCATATGCCGGGCAATGATCTCGTCATTTCCTATCCGAGCTCGCTAACGCCGACGATGGACGGCGGGAGCTTTTTTCGATGAGCGGAATCGCGCGCGCGTCGATCGTCGAGGAGGCGCGGCGGTGGATCGGCACGCCCTATCGACATCAGGCGTCGCTCATCCATGTCGGCTGCGATTGTCTCGGTCTCGTGCGCGGCGTGTGGCGCGCGGTCGTGGGACCGGAGCCGGAGACGGCGCCGCCCTATTCGCCGGATTGGGCCGAGGCGCAGGGCGAGGAGACTTTGGCGCTCGCCGCGCGTCGGCATTTCAACACGGTCGAAATCGATGTGTTTCGTGCGGGCGACGTGCTTTTGTTTCGCTTCCGCGATCACTCGCCGGCCAAGCATATCGGCATAGCGACCAGCGCGACACATATGGCGCATGCGCATGGCGGCGCCTGTGTGGCCGAGGCGCCGATCGGCTCATGGCGCAAGAAATTGGTCGGCGCATTCGCCTTTCCCAGCGTGATCGATTGAAGCTTCGAGGACGAGATGGCGACTCTCTTGTTGCAGACCGCGGGCGCAGCGATCGCGCCGATCGGCTCGGTCCTCGGCAAT from Methylosinus sp. C49 encodes the following:
- a CDS encoding DUF2163 domain-containing protein — translated: MRSVSSTVQDSLDASASTLCNCWRLSRKDGAVLGFTDHDRDLVFGGVTYRAATGLSATQIEGSVGLAVGSGEVIGALQSDGLGESDLVNGRYDGAGVEIWLVDWRNADNRLLIDAMTIGEVTRSEFAFRAELRSLAHFFDETRGDSYQRGCSADLGDARCKVDLSASSFHTTGLVLEVRQDAIVAALAEDFDDDFFTGGSLRVTSGADAGARVAVKSHRNASGNVRLALWSRLAGGIASGDGFTLVAGCDKSVASCRSKFCNIVNFRGFPHMPGNDLVISYPSSLTPTMDGGSFFR
- a CDS encoding NlpC/P60 family protein, coding for MSGIARASIVEEARRWIGTPYRHQASLIHVGCDCLGLVRGVWRAVVGPEPETAPPYSPDWAEAQGEETLALAARRHFNTVEIDVFRAGDVLLFRFRDHSPAKHIGIATSATHMAHAHGGACVAEAPIGSWRKKLVGAFAFPSVID
- a CDS encoding DUF2460 domain-containing protein, which translates into the protein MVDFHETRFPLDVSLNGRGGPERRTDIVTLGSNREARNARWAQSRRRYEAGYGVKSLAQLAAVIEFFEERRGRLFGFRWRDRADCSSARTVATTPLDQSVGAGDGARAQFQLQKTYGASFAPYARTITKPVAESVRIAVAGLEKTRGVDFDVDATSGIVTFAPLAVPAIGAVITAGFLFDVPARFDTDYLEIDVSSFEAGAIPKIPIIEIVP